One part of the Thermococcus radiotolerans genome encodes these proteins:
- a CDS encoding nucleotidyltransferase domain-containing protein, with amino-acid sequence MRAKRLADCIREKLGRVSGLHSLILYGSLVRGDFVPGTSDVDFFVVLEDGTDPESVLLEIKPVLEECSSSLNPVEVDVAWEWLSNLSDPINLGYPYKFLTVYQRDFRENHVVLLGEDVVDIIPEYPLDELLPGRLECILRNLERFSGNRKMLHILAGETARLMAFLNGSSLTKEDVLSTLRKLRDEDAVRIYSAYLDGRKTGFDERFLREFVLSRVKKMAEKVRK; translated from the coding sequence ATGAGGGCCAAAAGGCTCGCGGACTGCATACGGGAGAAGCTCGGCCGGGTCTCCGGCCTCCATTCCCTCATTCTGTACGGTTCCCTCGTTAGGGGCGACTTCGTTCCTGGAACGAGCGACGTGGACTTCTTTGTGGTCCTTGAGGACGGAACCGACCCGGAGTCCGTTCTCCTGGAGATAAAGCCGGTTCTCGAGGAGTGCTCATCGTCCCTCAACCCGGTGGAGGTTGACGTCGCCTGGGAATGGCTCTCAAATCTAAGCGACCCCATCAACTTGGGCTATCCCTACAAGTTTCTGACGGTCTACCAGCGGGATTTCAGAGAAAATCACGTTGTCCTGCTCGGGGAGGACGTGGTTGACATCATTCCGGAGTACCCCTTGGACGAACTCCTCCCTGGAAGGCTGGAGTGCATTTTGAGAAACCTCGAGCGCTTTTCGGGGAACCGGAAGATGCTCCACATCCTGGCCGGCGAAACGGCAAGGTTGATGGCCTTTCTGAACGGCTCCAGCCTCACGAAGGAGGACGTGCTGAGCACCCTGCGGAAACTCAGGGACGAGGACGCCGTGAGGATATACAGCGCCTACCTCGACGGCAGGAAGACGGGGTTCGACGAGCGCTTCCTCAGGGAGTTCGTGCTATCCAGGGTGAAGAAAATGGCAGAAAAGGTAAGAAAATAG
- the bpsA gene encoding N(4)-bis(aminopropyl)spermidine synthase — protein sequence MREIVEKVREKTSIPVYERTVENVLSAIQASGDVWRIVDLSEEPLPLVVAVVTALHELGYVAFDGPSVVLTQSGRKLVEKYGIGARKDYTCSHCEGKTVELSAFSDLLEQFKEIVKDRPQPKHDFDQAYVTPETTVARIALMHTRGDLENKEVFVLGDDDLTSIALMLSGLPKRIAVLDIDERLVKFIEKTADELGYENIEMFTFDLREPLPDYALHKFDTFITDPPETVDAIRAFVGRGIATLKGPGCAGYFGITRRESSLDKWKEIQKVLINEFGVVITDIIRNFNEYVNWGYEEETRAWKLLPVKVKPSYNWYKSYMFRIQTLEGSKGFEERITVGDELYNDEEASTT from the coding sequence ATGAGGGAGATAGTGGAAAAGGTTAGGGAGAAGACGAGCATCCCCGTTTACGAGAGAACCGTCGAGAACGTTCTGAGCGCCATCCAGGCGAGTGGAGACGTCTGGAGAATCGTTGACCTCAGCGAGGAGCCGCTCCCGCTCGTCGTTGCCGTTGTCACTGCACTCCATGAGCTCGGCTACGTGGCCTTCGACGGCCCGAGCGTCGTCCTCACCCAGAGCGGCAGGAAGCTGGTGGAGAAGTATGGAATAGGCGCCAGGAAGGACTACACCTGCTCCCACTGCGAGGGCAAGACCGTCGAGCTTTCAGCGTTCAGCGACCTCCTTGAGCAGTTCAAGGAGATAGTCAAAGACCGCCCGCAGCCCAAGCACGACTTCGACCAGGCCTACGTTACCCCCGAGACCACCGTCGCCAGGATAGCCCTCATGCACACGCGCGGGGACCTTGAGAACAAGGAGGTCTTCGTCCTTGGCGACGACGATCTGACCAGCATAGCCCTCATGCTCAGCGGCCTTCCCAAGAGGATAGCGGTCCTCGACATAGACGAGCGCCTCGTGAAGTTCATCGAGAAGACCGCCGACGAGCTCGGCTACGAGAACATCGAGATGTTCACCTTCGATTTGAGGGAGCCGCTCCCGGACTACGCGCTCCACAAGTTCGACACCTTCATCACCGACCCGCCCGAGACGGTTGACGCCATAAGGGCGTTCGTCGGCAGGGGAATAGCGACCCTCAAAGGGCCCGGCTGTGCCGGCTACTTCGGCATAACGAGGCGCGAGAGCTCTCTCGACAAGTGGAAGGAGATCCAGAAGGTCCTCATCAACGAGTTCGGGGTCGTCATCACCGACATCATCAGGAACTTCAACGAGTACGTCAACTGGGGCTACGAGGAGGAAACCAGAGCCTGGAAGCTCCTGCCGGTCAAGGTCAAGCCGTCATACAACTGGTACAAGAGCTACATGTTCAGGATTCAGACCCTCGAGGGCTCGAAGGGCTTCGAGGAGAGGATTACGGTCGGCGACGAGCTCTACAACGACGAAGAGGCCTCGACCACATGA
- a CDS encoding ATPase: protein MIKPVGDEFVKRYRLEYNLEALERVRGEIGEEAYSRLKALIEYRLSGKDFDRSPVGVKMALAFSAGSDSTAALKILRWAGFEVVPVTVRLPQMNEAVVERAERLGAVFVEVPGYLEVITAQMEKGAPICGKCHSMVMAAVEGYAKENGIKILASGDLLSSGLISIYETEEIIILNLPAFLALDKAEIIEIIGGRYDLKFGCPILWETFRKAPSVKRFAMQRILRELRARAITPEMAEALILDVLSR, encoded by the coding sequence ATGATAAAGCCAGTGGGAGACGAGTTCGTCAAGCGCTACCGCCTCGAGTACAACCTAGAGGCCCTTGAGAGGGTTAGAGGGGAAATCGGCGAAGAAGCTTACTCCCGCCTGAAGGCCTTGATAGAATACCGACTGAGCGGGAAGGACTTCGACCGCTCTCCGGTCGGCGTTAAGATGGCCCTGGCCTTCTCCGCTGGTTCCGACAGCACGGCCGCGCTCAAAATACTCCGCTGGGCGGGCTTTGAGGTGGTGCCCGTAACGGTCAGGCTTCCCCAGATGAACGAGGCGGTCGTAGAGAGGGCAGAGCGGCTGGGGGCTGTCTTCGTCGAGGTTCCCGGATACCTTGAGGTCATCACCGCCCAGATGGAGAAGGGCGCGCCGATCTGCGGCAAGTGCCACTCGATGGTAATGGCCGCCGTGGAGGGGTACGCGAAGGAAAACGGGATAAAAATCCTCGCCAGCGGCGATCTGCTCAGCTCGGGCCTCATCTCGATCTACGAAACCGAGGAAATCATTATCTTGAACCTTCCAGCGTTCTTAGCCCTGGACAAGGCCGAGATAATCGAGATCATCGGGGGCAGATACGACCTCAAATTCGGCTGTCCCATCCTCTGGGAGACATTCAGGAAAGCACCGAGCGTAAAGCGCTTCGCCATGCAGAGGATTCTCCGGGAGCTCCGCGCCAGGGCAATAACCCCCGAGATGGCCGAGGCGCTGATACTGGACGTGCTGTCCAGATAG
- a CDS encoding metal-sulfur cluster assembly factor: MVTKEEVENVVKAIVDEKFVKSVEVNEKGDVAVTLAKDTPNIDDVLIRLNAKLGKLEGVGTITINREREMKVEENAELSEELVLEKLKEVIDPEIGIDVVNLGLIYEVKVRPDKTVYVKMTMTTPGCPLTMWILRAVEDKVLEIPGVKDAEIELTFDPPWTPDRISPEYKKRLGLY; encoded by the coding sequence ATGGTCACGAAAGAGGAAGTTGAGAACGTCGTTAAAGCTATCGTTGACGAGAAGTTCGTAAAATCCGTTGAGGTGAACGAGAAAGGGGACGTAGCCGTCACCCTCGCGAAGGACACCCCGAACATCGACGACGTGCTGATAAGGCTCAACGCGAAGCTCGGAAAGCTTGAAGGGGTGGGCACTATAACGATAAACCGCGAGAGGGAGATGAAGGTCGAAGAGAACGCCGAGCTGAGCGAGGAGCTTGTCCTTGAGAAGCTCAAGGAGGTCATAGACCCCGAAATCGGCATCGATGTCGTCAACCTCGGCCTCATATACGAGGTAAAGGTCAGGCCGGATAAAACCGTGTACGTGAAGATGACGATGACGACCCCGGGCTGTCCGCTCACGATGTGGATTCTTCGCGCCGTTGAGGACAAGGTTCTCGAAATCCCCGGCGTTAAGGACGCCGAAATCGAGCTAACCTTCGACCCGCCCTGGACGCCCGACAGAATCAGCCCGGAGTACAAGAAGAGACTTGGACTCTACTGA
- a CDS encoding ferredoxin encodes MAWKVRVDQDVCIGDAICASLCPDIFEMNDEGKSVVIVEVIEDENLYNCAVEAAEACPVSCIYVEEA; translated from the coding sequence ATGGCTTGGAAGGTTAGGGTTGACCAGGACGTTTGTATCGGAGATGCCATCTGTGCCAGCCTCTGCCCGGACATCTTCGAGATGAACGATGAGGGCAAGAGCGTTGTCATCGTCGAGGTTATCGAGGACGAGAACCTCTACAACTGCGCCGTCGAGGCCGCTGAGGCCTGCCCGGTCAGCTGCATTTACGTCGAGGAGGCCTGA
- a CDS encoding nicotinate phosphoribosyltransferase codes for MRDFYIAHEEDIKAGKTTDVYFIRTKKILVEKGIHRKVFADVTTTSLPKGWKWGVLAGIEEVAKLLEGLPINVYAMPEGTIFHPYEPVLQVEGYYKEFGIYETALLGMLSQATGIATAALRTKIAADFKPVYSFGIRHMHPAIAPMIDRSAFIGGCDGVSGVLGAEMMGEKPVGTMPHALILVVGDQVKAWKYFDEVIEPEVPRTALVDTLCDEKFEALMAAEALGERLTAVRLDTPSSRRGNFRRIIEEVRWELDLRGHENVKIFVSGGLDEESIREIVDVADAFGVGGSIASAKPVDFSLDIVEIEGKPITKRGKLSGRKQIYRCENGHYHRVPAGKKLERCPVCGAKVEPLLRPLIENGEIVAELPKAREIREYVLEQAEKFGLGLE; via the coding sequence ATGAGAGACTTCTACATCGCCCACGAGGAGGATATCAAAGCCGGAAAGACCACTGACGTTTACTTCATCAGGACGAAGAAGATACTCGTCGAGAAGGGCATCCACAGGAAGGTTTTCGCCGACGTGACAACGACTTCCCTTCCGAAGGGCTGGAAGTGGGGGGTTCTGGCTGGTATTGAAGAGGTCGCAAAGCTCCTTGAGGGGCTCCCCATAAACGTCTATGCGATGCCGGAGGGAACGATATTCCACCCCTACGAGCCCGTCCTCCAGGTAGAGGGCTATTACAAGGAGTTTGGAATCTACGAGACCGCTTTGCTGGGAATGCTCAGCCAGGCCACGGGAATAGCCACCGCCGCACTCAGAACGAAGATAGCGGCGGACTTCAAACCTGTCTACTCCTTCGGCATAAGGCACATGCATCCGGCAATAGCGCCGATGATAGACCGCTCGGCATTCATAGGCGGCTGCGACGGTGTCAGCGGCGTTCTGGGTGCTGAGATGATGGGGGAGAAGCCCGTCGGCACGATGCCCCACGCGCTCATCCTCGTCGTTGGCGACCAGGTGAAAGCCTGGAAGTACTTCGACGAGGTCATTGAGCCCGAGGTTCCGAGAACCGCTTTGGTGGATACGCTCTGTGACGAGAAGTTCGAGGCCCTGATGGCTGCAGAAGCCCTGGGCGAGAGGCTCACCGCGGTCAGGCTCGACACCCCGAGCTCCAGGAGGGGCAACTTCAGGAGGATAATCGAGGAGGTCCGCTGGGAGCTCGACCTCAGGGGTCATGAGAACGTCAAAATCTTCGTGAGCGGCGGTCTCGACGAGGAGAGTATAAGGGAGATAGTGGACGTTGCGGATGCCTTCGGCGTTGGCGGCTCGATAGCGAGCGCCAAGCCCGTTGACTTCTCGCTCGACATAGTTGAGATAGAGGGGAAGCCGATAACGAAGCGCGGCAAGCTCAGCGGAAGGAAGCAGATATACCGCTGCGAGAACGGCCACTACCACCGCGTTCCAGCGGGCAAAAAGCTCGAACGCTGCCCGGTCTGCGGGGCGAAGGTTGAGCCGCTCCTCAGGCCGCTTATCGAGAACGGAGAGATAGTGGCGGAGCTGCCGAAGGCGAGGGAGATAAGGGAGTACGTGCTCGAGCAGGCCGAGAAGTTTGGACTTGGCCTGGAGTGA
- a CDS encoding flavodoxin domain-containing protein: MKVCIVYDSKRGSTERVARAMEMALRERGFEARAWNAGQNPDVDDCDLVVIGAPIYYERPLPGIGRFIASKNGLKGKKVAVFILCIADRFGKLGRRYTERRYLRMMTEPIKGRIIAARVFDGWILGENEGTIDEARGWIMRVVEAFEDGRGLGIEHPG; encoded by the coding sequence ATGAAGGTCTGCATAGTCTACGACTCCAAGAGGGGCTCGACCGAGAGGGTGGCGCGGGCGATGGAAATGGCCCTCCGGGAGAGAGGCTTCGAAGCCCGTGCATGGAACGCGGGGCAGAATCCGGACGTTGATGACTGCGACCTCGTGGTCATCGGGGCGCCCATCTACTACGAACGTCCCCTACCGGGAATCGGGAGGTTCATCGCATCGAAGAACGGCCTGAAAGGAAAGAAGGTCGCGGTCTTCATACTCTGCATAGCCGACAGGTTCGGGAAGCTCGGTAGGAGATACACCGAGCGGAGGTACCTCAGGATGATGACCGAGCCCATCAAGGGGAGGATAATCGCCGCCCGGGTCTTCGACGGCTGGATACTGGGTGAGAACGAAGGGACGATAGACGAAGCCAGGGGCTGGATAATGCGGGTCGTTGAGGCCTTCGAAGATGGAAGAGGGCTCGGAATCGAGCATCCGGGGTGA
- a CDS encoding TetR/AcrR family transcriptional regulator: MGMKGEETRRRIVESALELFSEKSYHDVSMEEIAKKAGLSKGGLFHHFPSKYDLARTVLFTLLDEWLENLTARLEGLSGREKLETLVDAAFELITTSPKLSRFFLELYEESLRLNKTADWDEFYGRYLGSVSSILRDAGARDPEKKALLLGALVDGLALHHLLSGGKLFEVEDMKEEVLRIMEG; encoded by the coding sequence ATGGGGATGAAGGGAGAGGAAACCAGGAGAAGGATAGTGGAATCTGCCCTCGAACTGTTCAGTGAGAAGTCCTACCACGACGTCTCCATGGAGGAGATAGCGAAAAAAGCAGGCCTCTCAAAGGGCGGCCTCTTCCACCACTTCCCGAGCAAGTACGACCTCGCCAGAACCGTCCTGTTCACGCTCCTCGACGAGTGGCTGGAGAACCTCACGGCGAGGCTGGAGGGACTCTCGGGCAGGGAGAAGCTTGAAACCCTCGTGGATGCGGCGTTTGAGCTGATAACGACCAGTCCAAAGCTTTCACGCTTTTTCCTGGAGCTGTATGAGGAGAGCCTGAGACTGAACAAAACCGCCGACTGGGACGAGTTCTACGGGCGGTACCTAGGCTCTGTGTCCAGCATTCTCAGGGATGCGGGCGCGAGGGATCCGGAGAAGAAGGCCCTGCTCCTGGGGGCGCTGGTGGACGGCCTCGCCCTTCACCACCTCCTCTCGGGGGGGAAGCTCTTCGAAGTCGAGGACATGAAGGAAGAGGTTCTGAGGATTATGGAGGGATGA
- a CDS encoding SDR family NAD(P)-dependent oxidoreductase, whose protein sequence is MERPLGDLISLEGRKALITGAASGIGRATALRFAEAGADLELVDIDEFGLRETKSLAEEFGVEVGIHRVDLSKKIEVDALWEALRGREPDILVNNAGVYWFKDFTEVDEGFYERVMAINLDSVFWMCQHFVRARKDRGGVIINVSSIEAFLPFAKGLAHYDAAKLGVVALTRAIARDYGKKIRANVVVPGGIETEGVKRLKKEAIMKFDMEKISISFNFNARLPMGRFGQPDEVARVMLFLASDLASYVNGAVIPVDGGFLST, encoded by the coding sequence ATGGAAAGGCCTCTGGGCGATCTCATCTCCCTGGAGGGGAGGAAAGCCCTGATAACAGGCGCGGCATCGGGAATAGGCCGCGCGACGGCGCTTCGCTTCGCCGAGGCTGGGGCAGACCTGGAACTCGTGGATATAGACGAGTTTGGGCTGAGGGAGACCAAGTCGCTCGCCGAGGAGTTCGGCGTCGAGGTCGGTATTCACCGCGTTGACCTCTCGAAGAAGATTGAGGTGGACGCGCTCTGGGAGGCCCTGAGGGGCAGGGAGCCAGATATCCTGGTTAACAACGCCGGTGTATACTGGTTCAAGGACTTCACGGAGGTCGACGAGGGGTTCTACGAGAGGGTCATGGCGATAAACCTTGACTCCGTCTTCTGGATGTGTCAGCACTTCGTCAGGGCAAGGAAGGACAGGGGAGGCGTGATAATCAACGTGAGCTCGATAGAAGCTTTTCTCCCCTTTGCCAAGGGTCTTGCCCACTACGACGCGGCCAAGCTTGGCGTGGTTGCCCTCACCAGGGCGATAGCCAGGGACTACGGCAAGAAAATCCGGGCCAACGTAGTGGTTCCGGGGGGCATAGAGACAGAGGGCGTGAAGAGGCTCAAGAAGGAGGCGATAATGAAGTTCGACATGGAGAAGATAAGCATCTCGTTCAACTTCAACGCGCGCCTCCCGATGGGCCGCTTCGGCCAGCCGGATGAGGTAGCCAGGGTCATGCTGTTCCTGGCGAGCGACCTGGCGAGCTACGTCAACGGGGCGGTGATTCCAGTTGATGGTGGGTTCCTCTCAACCTAA
- a CDS encoding MBL fold metallo-hydrolase yields MRIIPLASESLGVRSLATFVEASGIKALIDPGVALGPKRYGLPPARVEIETLHRMRRKLQGYARRADVVTISHYHYDHHTPFFEGLYESSSEEYAGEIYSGKLLLIKHPRENINFSQRKRAWAFMKNAEPIAERIEFADGGSFDLGGVTLEFSPAVPHGSEGSKLGFVVMVMIDDGFRLIHASDIQLLNRKAVEWIVEKNPDLLITGGPPTYLGKRAEGSWETGIKNLNEIIRETGAEVILDHHIIRDKRYPEFFDELEETPKTFAAYLKVEDKPLEAYRRELHKRESGESVELPFRLG; encoded by the coding sequence ATGAGGATCATTCCACTCGCCTCCGAAAGCCTTGGCGTGAGGAGCCTGGCAACCTTCGTTGAAGCATCCGGGATAAAAGCCCTCATAGACCCCGGCGTTGCCCTCGGCCCTAAGCGCTACGGCCTTCCTCCCGCAAGGGTCGAGATAGAGACTCTTCACAGGATGCGCCGCAAGCTTCAGGGCTACGCCCGAAGGGCGGACGTTGTCACCATCTCCCACTACCACTACGATCACCACACGCCTTTCTTCGAGGGCCTCTACGAGAGCTCCAGCGAGGAATACGCGGGAGAAATCTACTCCGGAAAGCTCCTCCTCATAAAACACCCGAGGGAGAACATCAACTTCAGCCAGAGGAAGCGCGCTTGGGCCTTCATGAAGAACGCCGAGCCGATAGCGGAGAGGATAGAGTTCGCGGACGGGGGGAGCTTCGACCTCGGCGGCGTTACGCTGGAGTTCTCCCCTGCTGTTCCTCACGGAAGCGAGGGTTCGAAGCTTGGTTTCGTTGTCATGGTCATGATTGACGACGGCTTCCGCTTAATCCACGCCAGCGACATTCAGCTCCTCAACAGGAAGGCCGTTGAATGGATAGTGGAGAAGAATCCGGACCTGCTCATCACAGGTGGCCCGCCGACCTACCTCGGAAAACGCGCCGAGGGCAGCTGGGAAACTGGCATCAAGAACCTCAACGAGATAATCCGCGAAACGGGGGCTGAGGTAATACTCGACCACCACATCATCAGGGACAAACGCTATCCGGAGTTCTTCGATGAGCTGGAGGAAACTCCAAAGACGTTCGCCGCTTACCTGAAGGTTGAGGACAAACCACTGGAGGCCTACAGGCGGGAGCTTCATAAAAGGGAAAGCGGAGAAAGCGTCGAGCTGCCCTTCAGGTTAGGTTGA